From the genome of Anopheles funestus chromosome 2RL, idAnoFuneDA-416_04, whole genome shotgun sequence:
CCCGCTAAACAACAGAAGACCTAAACGATCGACCGAACTACGGTACGTccggtaaaaaaaagttcatcgCTTGAACTAGTTTTGCTTCCCCCAAAGGCAAAACGGAGCAAAGTGCTCCATATATTTTCCCGGAATCAGCTTCTTTCTGTGCTTTGCGTGCGTCATTTTTGCAACCCCACGATTTCCAGAAGTCGTTTTGTAGGGAAACTTTTCTTCGCATTTTGAAATGCGGAAAAAGcggaaagcattttttgtttgtttcgaaagCAGCGCCAATTCCACGTAGATGGGGAAATAATGTAAAACGAGCAAGGACGGGCACCAGTAAATGCGGCATACTATCCGTAGCGTGATAGAGACagacatttttatatttcgtttcttttctgcCTTGTTTGACCACTGGTGTGGACAGTAGATTTTATTATTGCTGTTtgctttctcttttcttctgcTACTAGGACACAGCTGTGGTATTATTTCTATCATACCACGAGCGATGGAAATGattggaaacttttttttctgccaatACTGAAACTTGattttgctggaaaatggaGCAGAGTATGGAGTTTGTGCGATCGTTTCTGAGAATTTTAGTTAAAGGGGTTCTGttaattaggtttttttaccacttttaGTCTACTCATGATTATATAAACGATTACActctacaaaataaaattgtgaaGAATGGCAAGTCAGCGCACGAGCATTTGTTCCTTCCTACTGTGaacaaccaggcgcctccattggaGTACTAGACAAATATATGCGAAGCCATCGCTCAGTATattgtaagaaaaataattcccATTTCTTCGAAGGATTACACAAAAGTGTTGCCCAGTTTTTGCAGCAAGCTTGAATATTCAAAAGAAGCTTAAAATTATCTACTTTACCCGTCTTTTACAGTTAACGCACTACAGCTTGACTATCCACATGAATGATGGCTGACGAAGTGACAATTGACTCGATAAGACGAACTTGTAAAggatttaaaacacatttaagaATATTTACAAATGAGGACATCAGGAGATAGCTTCGTGCGATCAGGCGATCGTCCTAAGTGGATTTAGCTGTTGAAGTCATAATTATTCTCATGACACGCAGTAGAATAGAACGcatatcaaattatttttgccattttgttgacAAATGTAAAAGACGTTTTCTCGCAAAGATTGAACGATTTCTATTGTGAAGAGTCCACCTGTTGTTGACTGTTGAAAATGATATGCTATCAATCGCCACCGCCATCTTCAATGCACTTCATAACAATAAGCCCCATTCGCAGCGTAACGGTAAGGTTATTCACCTTCACCTTAATCATTATGCGTCAcacaatttcattttacaaCCAGCTTAAGCGAACGTATCTCGTATCACACTGTGCTCCACCTTCTTCCTACACCAAActacaacaataataatacatGGAACAACGCatcgtttgtttctgtttcccgTGGTGTCTggaacattaaaatattatcgattagtttatttttccataaCTTTTGTGCTGGTTTTCTCTCGTATGCAAATTACTGCTCGCGTTTTACACTCCGTCCACATCCTCTTCCAAAAACCCAACATGGGATTTCGCGTACTTTTTATAGATGTCGGTGTGTTAAGCTTTTCGTGCGCGTACAAATGCGCGCTCTTGTGGTTTTTGTCACATTATTACTAAACACTCACACTCGCTCGGCATATCATGTCCATCGCTTTCACGTACATATGGTTTCATTGTGCTTCTCGTACCTTGTATTGAATACTGATGCTTTTAACGGACGCGGTATGTGAATATTTATCCTGTTTTTActcttgtgcgtgtgtgtttcctTCCCTCGTGGTGTTTTGTTCCTTCAAATAAATCACGACGAAATAATTCCTACAGAACACAATACGAATAAAGTAAACTACATCAGGttaatgcattaaaaattgGAACTTTTACTTTTCAATAGTATTTTTCTGAGTAGCGAACAGTTATTCGTTAATCCTGTGGCGAGATTCTTAGtttgcaaacacacacccttGTTGTCACTTTGAATAATCCgttaaaagaaaggaaaaaggtaTACAATGCTACTCAGAACGATAAACCGACATGTATATTTgagtctgtgtgtctgtgcggtGTGTACACGAGATATGGAGTAGACACGTtggatttcattttttgtttttttgttttttgcaacatCGCTTACGCCGTGGAATAATCACAATGTATCAGGAactaatattataaaaattaacaatccAGATCGGCCACTCGGAACGATAAGTGGTGTGTGTGCTTTCACTGCACCGTGGAAGTGAAGTTGGCCCGGGCCGCTGtgtgttttcggtttttttttgggatgtatCTTTTCCAATTTCCTATCACGTCTTCTCTTTCATCAGTCTTTCATCGATCAAACCCCCATTCGGATGGGAAAATTCTATCTTTATGTAAGATTACAGTTTTGAGAGCTCTTGTTGTAAAACGACAAGAAACAGTGGCTGCTTCTAATTACGTAGTTCCCACAGTGTTGTAAGTTTTCATCGTTGCTTTTACATTCATCGGGAGGGGGGAGAgcgcaaataaatattaacagACAAACAAATTGCTGCGCAAACGACTGTATTGAATGGAGCTGGTAGAACACGGCACTACTGGTAGCGCCGTGTTATTGGTTGAATGTTGATCGCAGTGTAAGTCATATGCGCAGCTAAATGTGGTCAAATTGTACCAGTAAAATATCTTATTCTCTCGTTCCTAGGTCGCAAGTTCGTAACTGAATGTTTGCATTTCCAATTTGCGGTTAGCAATACGTTGGTACATTGTTTTCAAGTCTTCCCATCTAATTCGATCTGCagtggcatcaaatgatatAAATATACGTTTATATAAAAAGATTTAATTGTAAGAAATAGTTCGTCATAGTTACACGTGTGTAATTCTGCTTGCGTGTTTACTATCCCTACGCAAACGCAAACACCGCTTCCTCTACTTACTATTCTGGTGAAGATAATGCATCGTTAAGATTAAGATTCTCTGTTACAATCAGTACGCGTCTTCCTGCAGCAGCAGGTCTTTGCTAGGTCTGCGAAAGTGTTCAACTATTACTAACGGCTGCTGGATTTGctgctatttttttaaaaaaaagaaaaggaataaTGCTTTGCCGATCGTAAGCAGCACATCCATCAAAATGCCACACCGACGATATAGGCATCGTGACTGCCTGCATCCGGTGCGCATCAATGTTTGGAGAAAAGCGATAACTACTTTCACTTATGAGTCCGCCTCAATCGGTGGCGCAGGAGTAACTGCAGCCGTAACAGGTTCGATTACCTTTTTGGCCTTGATTTCAGTGGAGGTGACATCTTCAGCGTTGGTGCTTTCAGTAGCGGCGGTACCATTAGTTTTCTCCGCATTCGCTTCATCAGCCTCACAATTGTTGAGCGAAGTGTCATTTTCTTTGTCACTATCGCTGCCATTTTTCTCTTCATCTCCTGCACTGCTACCGTTGGCGGTCGGTTTCGCCTCTGTTACAGTTCCATTCACTTCTGCTGCCTTTGCTTCATCGGTTTCTCCTTCGCTAGAGTTTTTAGATGCCTGCTCATTATCCGTTGTCGTCGTAACTATATCATTGTTCGTTTTTTCGCAATCTACTTTATCAGTGTTTACTTCGTCATTTGTTTCGTCTTGTTTCTTCACTTCTTCATCGGCCACTTTCTTCTCTGCAGATGCGTCCGGCTGTGCTGAAGCATCAGTGGTCGTGGCCTCTACCGTCTTGGGTTCCTTTTCCGTTTCGAGAGTTTcctttgtttcctttccttcatcCTTCTTCTCTTCCACCACCGGATCGGAAGTAGATGAATCTACGGTAGTTTCAACCTTATCAACAACGGCGTTTGTTGCTTCATCTTTTTTCACCACTTCAGGGTCTTTTTCTGtttcggttgttgtttttacttcCTCTTTGTCCTTTTGCTCACCGTCCTTTTCATCTGCTATCTTTACCGATTCGGCGGTGTTATCTGTTACTGGCGGATCCTCTTTTTCTACTACTTTATCTACCTTCTCTATCTCGGCCTCCTTCTCAACTGCTTCAGTCTTCTCACCGTTTTCAGTATTCGGTTTTACAGTCTCATCAACAGATTCTACATTTTTATCCAAATCCATTTTTTCAGTTCCTTCAGTTTTTTCCTCTGTTGTgtcttcttccattttttccacaaCTTTTTCTACGTCGTTTGAATCGGAATTCTTAGCAGCTTCTCCGCCATCGACTTCCATCTTTTCGGAAGATTTGGATTCAACGGGCTCTGTCGGAGGGGACGGATCGACCGTACCTTTATCATCTGTGGTCGTACCATTTTCTGTCGATTCCTTCGGTTTATCTTCTTCAACCTTGGTCACTTTTGCTGGCGGCTCCTGAGAagaaagaacagaaaacaaaatcttatttaatttgttcgaTTACAATACTTCCCACCGTTCTTGCAATGGCAATTGTTCAGTGCTCTTAATTCAACCCGGTTCATATATTTGCTACGGAAAGCTTCTCGATtcgccgatagatggcatgaGTGTGTATGTTAGCGGAGACAACAACCATATGCAGCGGAACAAAGGCAACAATTGAAAACAGTCCTTGTTCAATGTTTCAATTAGTACGGAAGATTCGAAACGTGAgaaatctatttatttttcatttaaatgcaTACAAGATGTTTATCAGACTTTttaaaaacttagaaagtgaCATAACTTGTATAAGTTTCAACATGAATATTACAACATAAGGAAATTCGTATGAACCTCTATTTTGAACCATAACAAAAATATCAATCTATTGTAAGTAATAGTTCTGTCGTTGCATAATTAATTTACTACAGTCGAATCTAAT
Proteins encoded in this window:
- the LOC125764623 gene encoding enolase-phosphatase E1, translated to MAAVVALSEKVLSAKSIICDIEGTTTSISFVKDTLFPYALKNVEEYLKNNWNEDATKTVVAALREQAEEDKKAELEGVTTISAGESEDIIPEIVKNVEWQMSQDRKTGSLKTLQGLVWAKGYKDGTIKGHVYDDVQKAFEQWTETGRKIYIYSSGSVDAQKLLFEHSEKGNLLKYLTGHYDTKIGAKREKESYESILKNIESSAEETLFLTDVYAEAKAAKDAGLNVVLLDRPGNVKLSEEERKEFTVISTFSDLSFEVEKKENGDSVSNGKRKIEDTIEEATQEKDQAQEPPAKVTKVEEDKPKESTENGTTTDDKGTVDPSPPTEPVESKSSEKMEVDGGEAAKNSDSNDVEKVVEKMEEDTTEEKTEGTEKMDLDKNVESVDETVKPNTENGEKTEAVEKEAEIEKVDKVVEKEDPPVTDNTAESVKIADEKDGEQKDKEEVKTTTETEKDPEVVKKDEATNAVVDKVETTVDSSTSDPVVEEKKDEGKETKETLETEKEPKTVEATTTDASAQPDASAEKKVADEEVKKQDETNDEVNTDKVDCEKTNNDIVTTTTDNEQASKNSSEGETDEAKAAEVNGTVTEAKPTANGSSAGDEEKNGSDSDKENDTSLNNCEADEANAEKTNGTAATESTNAEDVTSTEIKAKKVIEPVTAAVTPAPPIEADS